ACTGTCTGCCAGTTTGGTTGAGAGAAGTCGAAGAATACGCGAGTCCTAAAGTACTTCGAGTTCTAGTTGGTaagtaaaaatcaaaaaatcaaaaaaataatagcaATAAATAACTTGAGCGATTGAAATAAACCGATAAATTTCTTCTAGGCAATAAAGTTGATCGTGATGACCGGGAAATTCCACCTGCTGTTGGAGAAGGATTTTCAAGAATGAATAACATGTATTTCATTGAGACATCAGCAAAGGACTGCAGCAACGTGGATAAGCTTTTTCAAGAAATAGCCCGCGAGCTTATTCAGGTAAACCTTTTGCTTACCTTAAactgtaaaagaaaagaatctTAGTGTTGCTACCGTAAGTGTTTTTATTGGTTTGTGCTGCTCTCAAAAAGACAATGAGAAATCAACGCCAGGAAACTAGCCAGGCAAGACAACCGTGATCGgttgttggtgtttgtttctTTGCGAATCTGTTTAAcaaacttgttttattttgtggtATTTTTTCAGGATGCGAATTCGAATGATGGGCCTATTGGTCAACAGGATACAACTCATCTTGACGGTGCTGCCGAAAAGTCTTGGTCAGAATCCAATTGCTGCAAGTCTTGATCTTCCAGTACAATGATCTCTGAATGGCTTTAATTTTGTGCAATGTTTGGTGATGACTCTATTCATATTTCATTATCTTTTTAACTGTGCGTTCTACATTCGACAGTCTCCGTCTATTGACACTGTTAGGCGTCCTTTTGTCTTTCAGTTAAAAAACTGAGCACTAA
This sequence is a window from Daphnia magna isolate NIES linkage group LG7, ASM2063170v1.1, whole genome shotgun sequence. Protein-coding genes within it:
- the LOC116928146 gene encoding ras-related protein Rab-30 isoform X1, with the protein product MEDYKYLFKVVLIGNAGVGKTCLVRRFTQGIFPPGQGATIGVDFMIKTVEIDGLKIKLQIWDTAGQERFRSITQSYYRSAHALILVYDVSAQPSFDCLPVWLREVEEYASPKVLRVLVGNKVDRDDREIPPAVGEGFSRMNNMYFIETSAKDCSNVDKLFQEIARELIQTMRNQRQETSQDANSNDGPIGQQDTTHLDGAAEKSWSESNCCKS
- the LOC116928146 gene encoding ras-related protein Rab-30 isoform X2, whose translation is MEDYKYLFKVVLIGNAGVGKTCLVRRFTQGIFPPGQGATIGVDFMIKTVEIDGLKIKLQIWDTAGQERFRSITQSYYRSAHALILVYDVSAQPSFDCLPVWLREVEEYASPKVLRVLVGNKVDRDDREIPPAVGEGFSRMNNMYFIETSAKDCSNVDKLFQEIARELIQDANSNDGPIGQQDTTHLDGAAEKSWSESNCCKS